The Syntrophus gentianae DNA segment AAGATCTTTTCCGTAGAGCTGAATTCAATCAGCTTACCGAGATAGAAGAACCCTGTCATCCCGGAAATGCGGGCCGCCTGCTGCATGTTATGGGTCACGATGATAATGGTATAATTTTCTCTGAGTTCATCGATGAGTTCCTCGATCTTTGCCGTGGAGATAGGATCCAGAGCGGAGGTCGGTTCATCCATAAGCAGAACGTCGGGTTTCATGGCCAGAGCGCGGGCAATGCAGAGCCGTTGCTGCTGACCGCCGGAAAGCGTCATGGCCGAGCGGTTCAGGATGTCCTTCACCTCTTCCCACAGAACGGACTGTTTGAGGCTCACTTCGACCAGTTGCTCGATATCGCTTCTCTTTTTCACGCCATGAAGTTTCGGCCCATAGGTAATGTTGTCAAAGATGCTCTTAGGAAAGGGGTTCGGTTTTTGAAAAACCATGCCGATCCTGCGCCGAACCTCGACGGGATCGACATCGGCTGCGTAAATATTTTTGTCTTCAAAGATAACCTGTCCCTCGACTCTCGACCCATCGATCAGATCGTTCATCCGGTTAAGCAGTCGAAGGAGCGTGGACTTTCCGCAACCTGAAGGACCGATAAGGGCTGTAACCCGGTTCTTTTCGAAATCCATGGTAATATCGGTCAATGCCCGAAACTGGCCATAGTAGAAATTGACGTCCATCACCTCAATAATAGATTTATTTTTCAATATTACCACCTCTTCCTTTTTCGCATCCGGCTTCGTATGACAATAGCAATCAGGTCGATTCCCAGAACAAGGGCAACCAGCACGAGGACCGTTCCAAACTGAAGAGGACGGGTTTCTTCGATCCTTGTTCCTGCCGTGGCCAGGACATAAATATGGTAGGGCAAGGCCATGACCTCGTCGAAAATCGATGAGGGAAGCTTCGCCGTAAAAAAGGCCGCTGCCGTAAACATGATCGGCGCCGTTTCTCCTGCCGCCCGCCCGATGCCCAGAATGGAGCCGGTCAGAATTCCCGGCATAGCGTTGGGCAGGACGATACTGGAAATGGTGCGCCACTTTGAAACCCCCAAGGCCAGGGAGGCTTCCCGGAAGGTCTGGGGAACGGCCTTCAGGGCTTCCTCGGACGCCCCGATGATCGTGGGAAGAATCAGGATTCCCAGCGTCAGCGCTCCGGACAGAATGCATGAGCCGATCTCGAGGAAAACGACCAAAAACCCCAGGCCGAAAAGCCCGAAGACAACGGAGGGAATGCCGGCCAGGCAGTTCACCCCCAGGCGGATGATCCGGATCATTTTCCCTTGACGGGCGTATTCCGTCAGGTATACCGCCGAGGCGATCCCGAGGGGTAGGGCGACAAGTATAGCACCCACTGTCAGGTAAAGCGTGCCTAAGATTGCCGGGAATACGCCTCCTTTGGTCATGGAATCCCGAGGCGGACTGGTCAGAAATTCCCAGTTGACGGCTTGAAACCCGTTTAAAAAAATGTAGTATAGGATGCCTCCAAGGGAAAGCACGATTGCGAGAACACAAAGCGTCGCCGCACCCAGGAAGAGATTCTGCTTAAGATAACGCCATTTCAAGTTCATGTAGGATTTTCCATAATATTTTAAAGCGTTGCCGATCCCACCTGTTTGAAGCGATTCGATATGTAGTCCGCAATCAAATTGAAAAGCAATGTCAGAAAAAACAACACGATTCCCGTGGCAAAGAGGGCATGGTAGTGGCCGCTGCGGAATGGCGCCTCTCCCATTTCGGCGGCGATGCTTGCCGGCATGGGCCGTACCGGATCAAAAAGACTTTCGGGCAGGGCCGCCGCTCCGCCTGCAACCATCAAAACGACCATGGTCTCCCCTATTGCCCGTGCCATCCCCAGAATGACGGCCGCCGAAATACCGGACAGGGCGCTGGGAACAATCACCCGGGTAATCGTTTCATAGCGGGTCGCCCCCAAGGCGTAGGAGGCTTCCTTGAACTCCTTGCCCACGGCATAAAGGGCGTCTTCCGAAATGCTGGAAATGGTGGGAATCGCCATGATGGCCAACATCAACGAGGCATTGACGATGTTCAATCCAGTGGGAAGGTCAAAGGTTTCCTGCAGCCATGGCGCCAAAACCACCATTCCGAAAAAACCGAGTACGACGGACGGCAATCCGGCCAGCAGCTCAATGGCGGATTTCAAAATATCCCGAATGGCTACCGGGGCAATCTCCGCAATGAAAATTGCGGAGAGTACTCCGAGAGGAACGGCAATCAACGAGGAAAGGAGCGTTACCACCAGCGAGCCGACAATCAGCGGCCAGATCCCATATTCGGGAGGATCATAGGTAGGATACCATTCCTTCCCGAAGAGGAACCCGGATACAGACACTTCTTGAAAGATGGGCACCCCTTCACGGAAAAGAAAGACCACGATCAGCCCTAGAATCAGGATGGAAACGGCGGCAATTCCGAGAAAGAAGAGTTTGATGAGTTTTTCTTTACCCTGCCTCGTCATAATATCTTATAACCTTTCTTATTTCTTCCCCTTCTTTACACCCTTTTTAGCATTCGCCTGCACCGGCACAAACCCCTCCTTCTCCACCAGTTTCTGACCGGCAGGACTCAGGACGAAATTTATGAAGCCGGCAACCTCCCCAGTTGGCTGACCGTTTGTATACATGTAAAGGGGCCGCGCGATGGGATAGGTCTTTGCCAGAACAGTCTGTGCAGAGGCTTGAATACCGTTGACCGTCAGACCTTTAACGGAACGATTCAAGTAACCCAATCCGATGTACCCGATGGCGTAACGGTTCTTGGAAACCGTCTGGACTACGGCCCCGCTGGATGCCTGAAGCTGGGCTTTCGGAGTGACCTTAGCTCCGTTGAGAACAAGATGTCCCCACGACTCGTATGTTCCCGAACTGCTGTCGCGGGATACCACCACGATGGGGATATTTTCGCCGCCGACCTCTTTCCAGTTCGTGATCTTCCCCTGATAAATCTGGCTCAACTGATCCAGAGTCAAGCCGTTGACCTTGTTCCGGGGATTCACGATGGGAACGATGGCGTCGACGGCCACCACATGTTCCTTAACCGATACACCTTTTTCTTTGGCACTGGCGGCTTCCTTGTCCTTGATCTCCCGGGATGAATTAGCGATGTCCGTGGACCGGTCGATCAACGCCTTGATGCCTTCACCGGACCCGCCGCCGGAAAGGGAAATATTCACTCCCGGATGACTCTTCATATACGCTTCCAGGGCGACCTGTGCAATCGGCAGAACGGTTGTCGACCCTTTGATCACAACGGTCGTCGCGGCGGCAGCCGGCAGGCTCCATACCAGGAACATCAGGCAACTTAAAACCCACATACTAACCTTTTTCACTTTTTAAAACCCTCCTTAGAATGCATTGTTTTTTCATCTCATAAAACCGAATTATTTCCGGTAAAGATGATTTGAGTCGACTCTTACAGTAAAATTGTTGCAGTTTGATGACAGTGTGATGAAATAATTGAAACGTTCCAACCAAGCAGAAAGGTTACACGTTGACATGATAACTCCTTTTTCCTATATTTCCAATCAACAAAAAGGGATAGACTGATGAAAGCTTTCAAGACCAGTCGAGAGTTCGACGAAGCGGCAAGGAAGACGTCCTTAAGAAAGATGAAAGTCCTGTCCACGCTTCTGCTTGTGGGCATGACTATTTTATACGGACTTTCCAGAAGTCTTGAAAAACATTATCCCTTCTTCGGACTGCTGCGCGCCTTCTCGGAAGCATCGATGATTGGCGCCCTGGCGGATTGGTTTGCCGTCGTAGCACTTTTCAAGCACCCCCTTAATCTTCCCATCCCCCATACGGCGATCATCAAACGCAACAAGGACAAATTAGGGGATAACTTGGCCAATTTTATTCAGCATAATTTCCTCGCCCGCGAGGAACTTGAAAATAGCCTGAAGGATATCGATGTGATGGCCTGGATCGGAAAGGTTCTTTTCGATCCCGATACCTCGGGAAAGATCGCTGAGAACCTTGCCCACCACCTTCTCTATTTTATGGAGAAATTCGATGATGAAGAACTAAGAAAGTATACCACGGATCTTCTGCTGAAGAATTTGCACCAGGTCAATCTTCTTCCCATCGTGGGAGAGATTCTATCCCTGATCACTCGAGAGGAAAGGCATCAGCTTCTCCTGGATGAGGCGCTTATTATTCTCACGAAGGCCATTGAGAATAATAAAGATGCCATCCGCGAGACGTCACGAGGCGAGTATCCACGCTGGTTCCCCCATTTCCTGGACGACCTGATCTTCAACAACATGCTGGCCAGGTTTCAAAAAATTCTCGCCGACATCCATGACGACGCTGAACATGATCTGCGGAAGAAATTTGATGACGTCACAGAGGATTTTATCCAAACGCTGAAACATTCCAACGCTTTTGCTGAAGAAGTTGATTCCATGAGGAAGGAAGTCCTTTCCAACCCCCTCATACAAAAATATTTTGAAGATCTTTGGTCCCGCATCAAGAACCGGATCATGGATAACCTCAAAGGAAAGGATCCGAAAGTACGGGACCGTATTCAAGCAGCCGTCCTTTCCCTCGGCAAAAACCTGCTTAGTGATTCTTCTCTTCGGGAAAAGTTGAATCTCGCCATCAAAGCTTCTCTGATTCATTACTTGGAAGATTATGTCGATGCAGTTAAAATCTTTATTTCCGACACGGTAAAAGGGTGGGATGCCGAGAGAACCAGCAGGATTATTGAGCTTTATATCGGCAGCGACCTGCAATGGATACGCATCAACGGCACGCTTATCGGCGGCCTGGCAGGCCTCTTCATATACATCCTTTCGTCATTTTTTGAATGATCAGGGAATGTACGAGACGTACAAAAGGTCGATTGGAAGCTTGCCGTTACTGTACCAGAAACCGAGTTCATGAATCTTTCAACAGATAGGCCCTGTCAGTCAGTTCCCAGGGCAGTCCGATATCCATTCTGCCGACATGGCCGTAGGCGGCAAGTTTTCGATAGAAACCGCCCTTGACAATGGATGGCATCCAACGCAGATTGAAATCCCGAATAATGGCGGCCGGACGAAAATCAAAATAGGCCTTTACTCTTTCCGTAATCTGGCTGTCGGGAATAATTCCTGTTCGGAAGGTCTCGACGTGGATGCTTACCGGCCTCGAAAATCCTATAGAGTAGCTGAGCTGTACCTCGCATTCCTCTGCAAGTCCCGCGGCAATGACATTCTTCGCTGCATAGCGTGCGGCATAAGCTCCGACCCGGTCGATCCGGGAAGGGTCTTTTCCGCTCAGCGCCGCGCCGCTTTGCCGGGCATATTCACCGTAGGTATCCACTCCGTTT contains these protein-coding regions:
- the pstA gene encoding phosphate ABC transporter permease PstA, translating into MNLKWRYLKQNLFLGAATLCVLAIVLSLGGILYYIFLNGFQAVNWEFLTSPPRDSMTKGGVFPAILGTLYLTVGAILVALPLGIASAVYLTEYARQGKMIRIIRLGVNCLAGIPSVVFGLFGLGFLVVFLEIGSCILSGALTLGILILPTIIGASEEALKAVPQTFREASLALGVSKWRTISSIVLPNAMPGILTGSILGIGRAAGETAPIMFTAAAFFTAKLPSSIFDEVMALPYHIYVLATAGTRIEETRPLQFGTVLVLVALVLGIDLIAIVIRSRMRKRKRW
- a CDS encoding phosphate ABC transporter substrate-binding protein, producing MKKVSMWVLSCLMFLVWSLPAAAATTVVIKGSTTVLPIAQVALEAYMKSHPGVNISLSGGGSGEGIKALIDRSTDIANSSREIKDKEAASAKEKGVSVKEHVVAVDAIVPIVNPRNKVNGLTLDQLSQIYQGKITNWKEVGGENIPIVVVSRDSSSGTYESWGHLVLNGAKVTPKAQLQASSGAVVQTVSKNRYAIGYIGLGYLNRSVKGLTVNGIQASAQTVLAKTYPIARPLYMYTNGQPTGEVAGFINFVLSPAGQKLVEKEGFVPVQANAKKGVKKGKK
- the pstB gene encoding phosphate ABC transporter ATP-binding protein PstB, with product MDVNFYYGQFRALTDITMDFEKNRVTALIGPSGCGKSTLLRLLNRMNDLIDGSRVEGQVIFEDKNIYAADVDPVEVRRRIGMVFQKPNPFPKSIFDNITYGPKLHGVKKRSDIEQLVEVSLKQSVLWEEVKDILNRSAMTLSGGQQQRLCIARALAMKPDVLLMDEPTSALDPISTAKIEELIDELRENYTIIIVTHNMQQAARISGMTGFFYLGKLIEFSSTEKIFTNPEKKQTEDYITGRFG
- the pstC gene encoding phosphate ABC transporter permease subunit PstC, which gives rise to MTRQGKEKLIKLFFLGIAAVSILILGLIVVFLFREGVPIFQEVSVSGFLFGKEWYPTYDPPEYGIWPLIVGSLVVTLLSSLIAVPLGVLSAIFIAEIAPVAIRDILKSAIELLAGLPSVVLGFFGMVVLAPWLQETFDLPTGLNIVNASLMLAIMAIPTISSISEDALYAVGKEFKEASYALGATRYETITRVIVPSALSGISAAVILGMARAIGETMVVLMVAGGAAALPESLFDPVRPMPASIAAEMGEAPFRSGHYHALFATGIVLFFLTLLFNLIADYISNRFKQVGSATL
- a CDS encoding DUF445 domain-containing protein, with amino-acid sequence MKAFKTSREFDEAARKTSLRKMKVLSTLLLVGMTILYGLSRSLEKHYPFFGLLRAFSEASMIGALADWFAVVALFKHPLNLPIPHTAIIKRNKDKLGDNLANFIQHNFLAREELENSLKDIDVMAWIGKVLFDPDTSGKIAENLAHHLLYFMEKFDDEELRKYTTDLLLKNLHQVNLLPIVGEILSLITREERHQLLLDEALIILTKAIENNKDAIRETSRGEYPRWFPHFLDDLIFNNMLARFQKILADIHDDAEHDLRKKFDDVTEDFIQTLKHSNAFAEEVDSMRKEVLSNPLIQKYFEDLWSRIKNRIMDNLKGKDPKVRDRIQAAVLSLGKNLLSDSSLREKLNLAIKASLIHYLEDYVDAVKIFISDTVKGWDAERTSRIIELYIGSDLQWIRINGTLIGGLAGLFIYILSSFFE